The following nucleotide sequence is from Lathamus discolor isolate bLatDis1 chromosome Z, bLatDis1.hap1, whole genome shotgun sequence.
TCTCTATGCACTGCCTCTCACTAGCGGAGAGTGCCTGCTGTAGCTCTGGAACGGGGCCACCTGGCCACTTTGCACAGCTGGTGTTATTGGGCACTTTAGACACTGGGAAATTTTGGTGTGTTACCTAAAGGGGAAAACTCAGATGTTAAGGTGATGGTCATCTTCTGCACCCCATACCCTGTTCCTGGCTAGAACAGCATCCATGTAATTAACCCAAGAGGCTTTCCAGAATGCCCTTGGGAAGTTACTCACTGCTAAGACGAAACCAAGCAGAGCACAGTCTGACTCCCACCAAACAACAATTAGCAACCTAGACTCTCCACAATATATCTTCTCCTACCAGTGGGACCCAAAACCTTTCAATACCCAGCCTTTGGAAAAGTGAAGGTCTTTATGACATAGCCAAACCCTgtacttcagaagcagcataTAGATGGCTTCCTTCAACCCAAGTTTACTCAGCACTATGATCTGCGCTCAAAGGAACATTACTTCTGGAGTCTCAAAAACACAGCCCAGTGCAAGCACATAGGTATTTGTGAACTTACCACagggatttctgtttccttgtAGTCTGGGTGTACCTGTTGGACAACACACAAATAAGATGACTGTAAACATTATACACCAGTGACCAGAGTTTGCTGCAGTAAAGAGGAGAGATCCAGGAACAAGTCTACTGGGGAAATCTGTGATCTGGTAAGTCTTCCCCATGTGAGACACAGACATTACGCAGTTGTGTGCAGTTACAGAACAACCATTGTAAGGGTAGTTTCTTCTCTTAGCACACTACGAACAGATTATACTCCAAGAAGTATGTGTCCCTTGTAACTGTGTGTGTCCCTTGTAACTACTGACTTCTTTATTCAGTCACTGTGACGGCTACAAGTTCAGTGTAGCATGCTGGCTCCCGCTAAGCTCTTGACCTAGTGCTCTGCTTCCTGACAGCAATAATTTAGAAGTTACTACCCAGAGTCTTCagttttttgcattttgtaatGCTACTGCCAACACAGACTGCTTGAAAAGGTGGCTACTGCTCTGGGACCAAactaaacaacaaaaataccTGTCTACTGAAAACCAATCCTAAGAATATCTGTGAGAATTCTGACAAATTCTAATTATTTgccaaaacacccaaaccacCACCACTAAGGTACAGTGGTATATATTCCGAATGGTCCACCAAGAGTGTCGCACGCTGCCGTAACAAGagatttctgtaaataaaatgcagcatACTAGTCAGCTCTCTGCTCATCTTCGTTTAATTACAACCTGTTGTCCTCATCAGTTGTTTCTCCCTCTGTCAATGCtgcaaaaaagcaaaccagtgagcttcaagaaaacaagaagacaAGGGAAGAACCACCCAAGACAGAATCCGTGAAGCCTCAGAGAATCACGGGTTTATTTCCATCAAAACAACCCTCTAGATTCAATTTACTGCTAAAGCATAAACTCCAGTGGCAACTCCAGATCCAAAGTTAAAATTTCTAGTCTtgtgagattaaaaaaaaaaaaaaatcaaatcattgTGGACTACACTGGGACACAGAATTCTCTGGAGACTTCCTAAAAGGCTGTGCAGAGATTGCAATAATAGCAGCCTtgagaagaaggacttgggggtgctggctgatAAAAAGGTTAACATGACTAGGCATCAtgcacctgcagcccagaaactaACCctatgctgggctgcaccaaaagaagtgtgaccagcaggttgagggaggcgattctccctctctgctcctctctcGTGGCATCCCGCCTGCAGtcctgcagccagctctggAGCCACCACCTGCATAACTGTGGCCACaagaggccatgaagatgctgcaaggactggagcacctctgctctgtagacaggctgacagagctgggcttgttcagcctgtagaatagaaggctctggggagacattagagcagcttccagtacctaaagggcgctacaagaaacctggagagggatttattacaagggcatgtagtgacataACAAGGCAGAATGGCTTTAACATAACACAGGAGAGATTCAGATCAGGtactaggaagaagttcttccctgtgagggtgctgaggcgctggcacaggttgcccagagaagctgtggctgccccatccctgccagtgttcaaggccaggctggacaaggcttggagcaacctggtctagtggaaggtgtccctgcctgcggcagcCCCTTTGAGCTACACGCAGTCATACAACCACCTCTCCAACCTGTGATCTACAGCAGCAAGCACTTGCTCAGCACATTGCTGCTTCTGACAGAGTTCACTGTATTAAATTTGCTCCAGTCGTCAGTAAAGAGCTGTTCTGTTGTGATCTGACAAATACACTAATTGCCAGAATACTGTATTTCACCATAAGCACTGCATTTATCTAAGCCTGAAAGAGGTGAAAGAACAATGGGAGAGAAACAGTGTCACTTGCTTTAGAGCACATGGTGTCACACAAAAACGTACAGCATGCCAGTAAGGCCACAGAATCGGTGAAGAACTGCTTAGATTGGACAGAAGAAACCAAGTTAGTATGGAGCCAGCTAGAGGATTTGGCTACAAACCTTTCACTATGCTTCATGACACTGGTATCCAGATCTTAggttcttcaggaaaagagCTCACAAGCTTACCCAAATCTTTGCACTTACTCACAAAGAGACGAAGACAATGACTGGTGTGAAGTTACGTGTTCTCAAAATCATTTTAGAACTTTCTACAGGTTTCACAGGAAATACAGGGCCAACCTCCATCTCAGAGCCACAGGGCAACCAACTAACTAGAGCAATCTGAGGTGACCTTCAGGACTGCTTTTGGCATCCACCAAGCAATCATTCCACCCTCCTTCACAAGGAAAAGGGTCAAAACCAGAGTTCACccatcattttcttccttttaaagatTAGACTTTAAAAGGATctctggaagaaataaaatttaaaaagacatttatttcaCTGCATGTCAACTGCAagcacttttttctttgctgaacaAAACAGCacatctgtgtttttttaatgcattactTCCCTTTCCTGAAAACCCTGCATTTCCAGTTATTTctagcaaataaataaacaagccAAGGAACAAACCTAGAAAATACTTAACTCAAAACCTAACAGCACTTCAGAATATGATATATTTCAGCTGGGTaagacagaaagcagagctgtgcaaagAAGGTATCTTACTTGTTTTGCTCAAAGGTGTGAAGCTATGAACAGAGAGAGCTGGAAAGCTGAAAATTGCCAGAAGTGGTCTAAAAATATCGTATTTTGGGGAAACTGCAGAGCAATAATCTGAGGTTCAGAACTGCAAGCATGAAGGCCTGTTGGACTGATCAATTTGTTGTGTGAATAAAGAGGACCTATAAATCACTCCCATTTAATGAACTAAAAGCAAAGCCACAAGACATTTCAGAAGGAACATTTGCCTCCACACCTCCACATCTTCCCACCAACCCCAGTTCTAATCCATCTTTACCGTAGTCGCTGTGCTTTGAGGTGGTTCTTCTTCTGTACAAACTGTCGACACAGCCAGGGAAGGCAGCATGGATGAAGAGGATAACGTTGATGTCTCCATGCCACTGTCCTCATTTAGAGCAGAAAAACCAACCATGTGGTGTCCATTCAGTTCACTAGCTTTGCTCTGAGCACAGGTCTGCAAAGAGCTGAGCAAAGTGCCATTGCGGAGACAGGTAGTGCTATGGAAAGTGCTTGTGAGCTTTGATGATTTCTGATCATTCTCATCGGAGTCAAGTTTAGGGAAGGACAGGGATTTGATATTGCTCACTGAAGTGATAGGGGACAGGGACACTTTGGAAGACAAGGACATCTTTTCACAGTTTCCCAACTGCGGTAAAGTGATAAAGCCATTGGGTTTGTGAAGGGGCTTGAAGTCCAACGTGGCCCTTTCTATGGATGCCAGAACTTCCTCATCTTGCAGTACAGACTCAGACCCTCCTTTGGGCAAGGTGTTATCTAACAGCTGGGCAACAATTGGCCCAGTAGTACCAACATGAATttcaagaatattttttaattcctccttATCATCGATAGTTTTTAATTCCAGTTTATCAAATGGGTCTTCTTCACATTCGAAATCAGCTGGGTTGAAGTCTGCTTTTGGATGAGGTGGACTGAGAACCTTCTGCTTCACAGCACTGCTATTGGCTGGCGTGGGAGTAAGGATATTATTGTGCTGCAGGCTAGCAAGGACAGGGTTGATAGGAGGAGGCATGGTCTCAGGGCAAGGTCCCTCTGAGAATCCCATCTTGTTGCTGTCCTCTGGAGCTGATTTTGAGCTTGCTAGtccttctgcttctgccttgCGTTCAGCTTCCCTCTGGGCAGCTTGGATTTTTCTGATGTCTTCAGACCACTcgattgttttcttttccagtgagaAGTCATACTGACCAAGggtggaggggaaaggagaaaaaaaaaaaaaagaattaagttACAAGGATCACAGCTATTATGTCCAATAGCAACAAAAGTTAACAGAGTATGAACTACATGAATTACCATGGACAggtatagaatcatggaatggtttgggctggaaaggaccttaagatcatctagttccaaccgcctgcaatgggcagggataccttgcactaaaccatgttgctcaaggctctgtccagcccagccttcacactgccagggatggagcattcacgacttctttgggcaacccattccagtgcctcaccacccttacagtaaagaacttcctccttatagccaatctaaacttcctctgtttcagttttaacccattacccattgtcctatcactacagtccctaacgaagagtccttCACCAGCGTctctacaggcccccttcagatactggaaggctgctatgaggtctctacacagcttctcttctccaggctgaacagccccaaccttctcagcctgtcttcatacgggaggtgctccagtcccctgatcatcctcgtggcctcctctggacttgttccaacagttccatgtcctttttatgttgaggacaccagaactgcacacaatactccaagtgaggtctcacgagagcagagtcaggggcaggatcacctccttcaacctgctggtcatagaatcatagaatcatagaacagttagggttggaaaggacctcaagatcatccagttccaacccccctgccatgggcagggacacctcacactaaaccatcccacacaaggcttcatccaacctggccttgaacactgccagggatgaagcactcacaacctccctgggcaacccattccagtgcctcaccaccctaacaggaaagaatttcctccttatatccaatctaaacttcccctgtttaagttttaacccgttaccccttgtcctgtcactacaattcctgacgaagagtccctccccaacatccctataggcccccttcagatactgaaaggctgctatgagttctccacgcagccttctcttctccaggctgaacagccccagcttcctcagcctatct
It contains:
- the UBAP1 gene encoding ubiquitin-associated protein 1; this translates as MASKRLGSDSHGPFSYLDDVPFKIGDKFKTPAKVGLPIGFCLPDSSQLVREAQYDFSLEKKTIEWSEDIRKIQAAQREAERKAEAEGLASSKSAPEDSNKMGFSEGPCPETMPPPINPVLASLQHNNILTPTPANSSAVKQKVLSPPHPKADFNPADFECEEDPFDKLELKTIDDKEELKNILEIHVGTTGPIVAQLLDNTLPKGGSESVLQDEEVLASIERATLDFKPLHKPNGFITLPQLGNCEKMSLSSKVSLSPITSVSNIKSLSFPKLDSDENDQKSSKLTSTFHSTTCLRNGTLLSSLQTCAQSKASELNGHHMVGFSALNEDSGMETSTLSSSSMLPSLAVSTVCTEEEPPQSTATTVHPDYKETEIPVVTHQNFPVSKVPNNTSCAKWPGGPVPELQQALSASERQCIETVVNMGYSPENVLKAMKKKGQNIDQVLDYLFTHGQLCEKGFDPLLVEAALEMHQCSEEKITELLQLMSQFKEMGFELKDIKEVLLLHNNDQHNALEDLMARAGAS